The following proteins are encoded in a genomic region of Candidatus Edwardsbacteria bacterium:
- a CDS encoding T9SS type A sorting domain-containing protein, producing the protein MSKRSWLLFLLLPALAWSQGITWGDRVRVDDALGSGPHQAIHPYTIIDDSLASSPRVYTVWEDDRDNDTSHAIYFAKSTDLAASYSRPNVVVCNDSLDNVYPWMVKARSGTIYVVWQVKYPDTYWRIYLSKSTDGGATFSPPDTIKGPSILNNKDDANNYGLLPRIAVDPADSILYLVWTEATGAEATKIRCSRSLTKDVNFSGMVLVNVDSARAAKHPAIVCDDNGRVFVTYERSDGGNTNDPQCDIYFNQSNDYGLSFGAAELLINDNGDVARMQNPTIDRINSKTMVIWEDTRTGVAASNAQPVLFFSQKADTSAAFSANVRVSDTLSGTWNYRPRMAIDQTTGNMIVVWHSNLGATDSLFELRLCAFNDTINEFTPSYKMFDTYTGNSGANFGNTFYPPAVAITNIDSVANFFLVWRDLIEDTTGNIYSRHGHVVVSRVDLDIFPDALDAHGDSLNFGILPAGPAWVSRGFRLANTGSGINPDSLDGPSTAVIDSLTANGITLHNVDNPSLTLTAGFIEYPEVFPDLSIGQTLDVTVTLYVPEGTPAGRYVGYAKLRAVGNDLTVDSDSIRIVVQGPTATADLENLKVFPNPFKYWLGHRTVSFEGLTPAATLKIYDIKGRLLATIEESNGDGLATWVPEAASGVYLWSVTNPLGHKKTGKIAILR; encoded by the coding sequence ATGTCAAAAAGATCATGGCTGTTATTTCTTCTTCTGCCGGCCCTGGCCTGGTCCCAGGGGATAACCTGGGGCGACCGGGTGAGGGTGGACGATGCCTTGGGAAGCGGTCCCCATCAGGCCATTCATCCCTACACCATAATCGATGACAGTCTGGCCTCCAGTCCACGGGTCTACACGGTCTGGGAGGATGACCGGGATAACGACACCAGCCACGCTATCTATTTCGCCAAATCCACCGACCTGGCGGCCAGTTATTCCCGGCCCAACGTGGTGGTCTGCAACGACAGCCTGGACAATGTCTATCCCTGGATGGTCAAGGCCCGGTCCGGCACCATCTACGTGGTGTGGCAGGTGAAATATCCAGACACCTACTGGCGGATATACCTCTCCAAATCCACCGACGGCGGGGCCACCTTCAGTCCGCCCGATACCATCAAGGGGCCGTCCATACTGAACAACAAGGACGACGCCAACAACTACGGCCTGCTGCCCCGGATAGCGGTGGACCCGGCCGACAGCATCCTATATTTAGTGTGGACCGAGGCCACCGGGGCAGAGGCCACCAAGATCCGTTGTTCCCGCTCCCTGACCAAGGATGTCAATTTTTCGGGAATGGTCCTGGTCAACGTGGACTCCGCTAGAGCTGCCAAGCATCCGGCCATAGTCTGCGATGACAACGGCCGGGTCTTCGTGACCTACGAGCGGAGCGACGGCGGCAACACCAACGACCCGCAGTGCGACATCTACTTCAACCAGTCAAACGACTACGGGCTGAGCTTCGGGGCGGCGGAGTTGCTGATCAACGACAACGGAGACGTGGCCCGGATGCAGAACCCCACCATCGACCGGATCAACAGCAAGACCATGGTGATATGGGAGGACACCCGGACCGGGGTGGCGGCCTCCAACGCCCAGCCGGTGCTGTTCTTCAGCCAAAAGGCCGACACTTCGGCCGCCTTCTCGGCCAACGTCCGGGTCAGCGACACCCTATCAGGCACCTGGAACTACCGGCCCCGGATGGCCATCGACCAGACCACAGGAAATATGATCGTGGTCTGGCATTCCAACCTGGGCGCTACCGACTCCCTGTTCGAGCTCAGATTGTGCGCCTTCAATGATACGATAAATGAATTCACCCCGTCCTACAAGATGTTCGACACCTACACCGGCAACAGCGGGGCCAACTTCGGCAACACCTTCTATCCGCCGGCGGTGGCCATCACCAACATCGACTCGGTGGCCAACTTCTTCCTGGTGTGGCGGGACCTGATCGAGGACACCACCGGCAACATCTATTCCCGGCACGGCCACGTGGTGGTCAGCCGGGTGGACCTGGACATCTTCCCCGATGCCCTGGACGCCCACGGCGACAGCCTTAACTTCGGCATCCTGCCGGCCGGCCCGGCCTGGGTCTCCCGCGGCTTCCGCCTGGCCAACACCGGCAGCGGGATCAACCCCGACTCCCTGGACGGACCCAGCACCGCGGTGATCGACAGCCTGACGGCCAACGGCATCACTTTGCACAACGTCGACAATCCCTCGCTGACCCTTACCGCCGGGTTCATCGAATATCCGGAGGTCTTCCCCGACCTGAGCATCGGCCAGACCCTGGACGTCACCGTCACCCTGTACGTGCCGGAGGGCACGCCGGCCGGGCGCTACGTGGGCTATGCCAAGCTGCGGGCGGTGGGCAACGACCTGACGGTGGACAGCGATTCCATCCGGATAGTGGTGCAGGGCCCGACCGCCACCGCCGACCTGGAGAACCTGAAGGTCTTTCCCAACCCCTTCAAATACTGGCTGGGCCACCGGACCGTCAGCTTCGAGGGGCTGACCCCGGCGGCCACCCTGAAGATCTACGATATCAAAGGCCGTCTGCTGGCCACCATCGAAGAAAGCAACGGCGACGGCCTGGCCACCTGGGTCCCGGAAGCTGCCAGCGGCGTCTACCTGTGGTCGGTCACCAACCCCCTGGGGCACAAGAAGACCGGCAAGATCGCAATATTGAGATGA
- a CDS encoding PorV/PorQ family protein — translation MKKILIILLLTALNSSLKALTPGDRSGVFMTLPQGARPTAMGEAFCAVTGDIYSSYWNPAGLADLGRMTFSASMAPTYLDMYYGYLAGAMTSGQNAFSLALSHFNYGDMIGLDEHARNQTVFNGSDLGMIAGYARKFPGLKMQAGVNAKLLHESIEQESASSVMFDIGAIKKFQRVTLGSSLRNIGPGLNFHDESGGLPITFSLGATYYFYNTPLVPAVSIDVPLDDAPVLSLGAEYSLGQYLALRAGLKTERDQGFLSWMRFGFGTSIRGISVDYAMIPGKDLGSTHMFSIGYHK, via the coding sequence ATGAAAAAAATATTAATCATCTTACTTCTGACAGCGTTGAATTCATCCTTAAAGGCCCTGACCCCCGGCGACAGATCGGGCGTCTTTATGACCCTGCCCCAGGGAGCCCGGCCCACCGCCATGGGCGAGGCCTTCTGCGCCGTCACCGGCGACATCTACAGCTCCTACTGGAACCCGGCCGGGCTGGCCGACCTGGGCAGGATGACCTTCAGCGCTTCGATGGCCCCCACCTATCTGGACATGTACTACGGATATCTGGCCGGGGCCATGACCTCCGGCCAGAATGCCTTTTCCCTGGCCCTGAGCCATTTCAACTACGGAGACATGATCGGCCTGGACGAACACGCCCGCAACCAGACGGTCTTCAACGGCAGCGACCTGGGAATGATCGCCGGCTATGCCCGCAAATTCCCGGGCCTGAAAATGCAGGCCGGGGTGAATGCCAAATTGCTGCACGAGTCCATCGAACAGGAATCGGCCAGCTCGGTGATGTTCGATATCGGGGCGATAAAGAAATTCCAGAGGGTCACCCTGGGTTCGTCCCTGAGGAACATCGGTCCGGGCCTCAATTTTCACGATGAAAGCGGAGGGCTTCCCATAACCTTCTCCCTGGGCGCCACCTATTACTTTTACAACACCCCGCTGGTCCCGGCGGTCTCCATTGACGTCCCCTTGGACGATGCGCCGGTGTTATCATTGGGCGCCGAATATTCCCTGGGGCAGTATCTGGCGCTGCGGGCCGGGCTGAAAACCGAGCGCGACCAGGGTTTCCTGTCCTGGATGCGTTTCGGTTTCGGCACCTCCATCAGGGGGATCTCGGTGGACTACGCCATGATCCCGGGGAAGGACCTGGGCTCCACCCATATGTTTTCGATCGGCTATCATAAATAA
- a CDS encoding flavin reductase, which produces MIDLTTLNKLTYGLYIITSVDQGRCNGFTADAVFQAGANPPTIGVCIKKDNLTHDFISKNQVFAVSILADTAPAELIRHWGLRSGRQEDKCVDTEYKTGATGCHLITKDTLGAIECKVINAFDAVSHTIFLGEVVSAETFSGGEPLTYAQYRKNIKPALKQTDSKGGAMKKYRCVVCDYIYDPAAGDPDSGIAPGTPFEKIPDTWVCPICQVDKSNFEPLD; this is translated from the coding sequence ATGATAGACCTTACCACATTGAATAAACTGACCTACGGCCTTTATATCATCACCTCGGTGGACCAGGGCCGCTGCAACGGATTCACCGCCGATGCGGTGTTCCAGGCCGGCGCCAACCCGCCGACGATAGGCGTTTGCATCAAAAAGGACAACCTGACCCACGATTTCATCTCCAAGAACCAGGTGTTTGCCGTATCCATCCTGGCAGACACCGCTCCAGCGGAACTGATCCGCCACTGGGGGCTGAGATCAGGGCGCCAGGAGGACAAATGTGTCGATACCGAATACAAGACCGGGGCCACCGGATGCCATCTGATCACCAAGGATACCCTGGGCGCCATCGAGTGCAAGGTCATAAACGCTTTTGACGCCGTCAGCCACACCATCTTCCTGGGGGAAGTGGTCTCGGCGGAGACCTTCTCCGGCGGAGAACCCCTGACCTACGCCCAATACCGGAAAAACATCAAACCGGCCTTAAAACAAACCGATAGCAAAGGAGGAGCCATGAAAAAATACCGTTGCGTGGTCTGCGATTACATCTACGACCCGGCCGCAGGCGACCCCGATTCCGGCATTGCCCCGGGGACGCCGTTCGAAAAGATACCCGATACTTGGGTCTGCCCGATCTGCCAGGTGGACAAGAGCAACTTTGAGCCCCTGGACTAA
- a CDS encoding cupin domain-containing protein, whose product MITIETLDFNATEKARKGVFNQPQGLVNYLHLKQGQEVPKHLANADMVYLIVLQGEGVFNFEEKDHVIKHGQLAAVARGTPMHITNQKPEDLSFLVIKTPNPEIK is encoded by the coding sequence ATGATAACCATTGAAACCTTGGACTTCAACGCCACAGAGAAGGCCCGCAAGGGCGTTTTCAACCAGCCCCAGGGGCTGGTCAACTATCTTCACCTTAAGCAGGGCCAGGAAGTGCCAAAGCATCTGGCCAACGCCGACATGGTGTACCTGATAGTGCTGCAGGGCGAAGGCGTTTTCAACTTTGAGGAAAAAGACCATGTCATCAAGCACGGCCAGCTGGCCGCAGTGGCGCGGGGAACCCCGATGCACATCACCAACCAGAAACCGGAAGACCTTAGTTTTTTGGTGATAAAGACACCCAACCCCGAAATTAAATAA
- a CDS encoding Rrf2 family transcriptional regulator, which translates to MLITKRNEYALQAMIILARQEEGRPLAASALAKRLKTTPAFMSKIAQQLAKAGLLTTKRGKAGGLFLGRPANKILVKQIFAAVDGALSVSACMSQGRCRHHVCPIYPALTRLQKDLDNRLNSAKLSTFV; encoded by the coding sequence ATGCTGATCACCAAAAGAAACGAATACGCCCTGCAGGCCATGATCATCCTGGCCCGGCAGGAAGAAGGGCGGCCCTTGGCGGCCTCGGCCCTGGCCAAGCGCCTAAAGACCACCCCGGCTTTCATGTCCAAGATCGCCCAGCAATTGGCCAAGGCCGGTTTATTGACTACCAAGCGGGGGAAGGCCGGCGGGCTTTTTCTGGGAAGGCCGGCGAACAAAATACTGGTCAAGCAGATCTTTGCGGCGGTGGACGGAGCCCTGTCGGTCAGCGCCTGCATGAGCCAGGGGCGCTGCAGGCACCACGTCTGCCCGATATATCCGGCCCTTACCAGACTGCAGAAGGACCTGGACAACCGGCTGAACTCGGCCAAACTGTCAACCTTTGTGTGA
- a CDS encoding DUF302 domain-containing protein — MSYYMSKMIHAPFDKALRRVTFNLQKEGFSIVTQLDMQETFKTKLNMDFRKYLILGICNAPFTYKVLQKEAKIGLLLPCNVVVDEVSPERIEVSIVDPVAGVRAIDSPSLLGEASQIRDKLKVVLEAI; from the coding sequence ATGAGCTATTACATGAGCAAAATGATACACGCACCCTTCGACAAGGCGCTGCGCCGGGTGACCTTCAACCTGCAAAAAGAGGGGTTCAGTATTGTGACCCAGCTGGATATGCAGGAGACCTTCAAGACCAAGCTGAACATGGATTTTAGGAAGTATCTGATACTGGGGATCTGCAACGCGCCTTTCACCTACAAGGTCCTTCAGAAGGAGGCCAAGATCGGGCTGTTGCTGCCCTGTAATGTGGTGGTGGACGAGGTCTCCCCCGAGAGGATCGAAGTATCGATAGTGGACCCGGTGGCCGGGGTCAGGGCCATTGACAGCCCTTCGCTTTTGGGGGAGGCTTCGCAGATAAGGGATAAACTTAAGGTGGTGCTGGAGGCGATATAG
- a CDS encoding DUF401 family protein — translation MLIILKILLIFALIVFLLWRRWPLGPVMLLASLSLGLLFTVSPGDMWRSALRAALDFETTIYLVIVLYLIAILENLLRTGGLLARMVGALKVLFRDHRLVASFMPAFIGFLPSAGGAMFSAPLVREATQHMELSPGRKTFINYWYRHIWEAVFPLYPGLLLAAVLAGRPVADLIYKQWPYAAGAIVIGWLVGWRGVKRDRWDQAADYKRAWRDVLLTMSPVLFVIVSVLAFKFDLALMTALAVAGLALGLRYQMRKIPGLLWDSFKPMTLLLIVGVMVFKGMLETSGAIAALPGILLGGGVPTVVIISLLPFLVGLLTGISQGYVAVAFPLLLGIFGSPTGSLNWYVLAFVAGLGGVLVSPSHLCLALTREYFKANWGQVYRYLMPASAGIVLLGFLLYYLWR, via the coding sequence ATGCTGATAATCTTAAAAATATTGCTGATATTTGCCCTGATAGTATTCCTGCTGTGGCGCAGATGGCCCTTGGGCCCGGTGATGCTCCTGGCTTCGCTGTCCCTGGGCCTTTTATTCACCGTATCGCCGGGAGATATGTGGCGGAGCGCCCTGCGGGCGGCCCTGGATTTTGAGACCACCATATACCTGGTCATCGTCCTCTACCTGATAGCCATCCTGGAGAACCTGCTGCGGACCGGCGGCCTGCTGGCCAGGATGGTCGGCGCTTTGAAGGTGCTGTTCCGCGACCACCGGCTGGTGGCCTCCTTCATGCCGGCCTTCATCGGATTCCTGCCCTCGGCCGGGGGGGCCATGTTCTCCGCCCCGCTGGTGAGGGAGGCCACTCAGCATATGGAGCTGTCGCCCGGCCGGAAGACCTTCATCAACTACTGGTACCGCCATATCTGGGAGGCGGTGTTCCCGCTGTATCCCGGTCTGCTGCTGGCGGCGGTGCTGGCCGGACGTCCGGTGGCCGACCTGATATACAAACAATGGCCCTATGCCGCCGGCGCCATCGTCATCGGCTGGCTGGTGGGATGGCGCGGGGTGAAAAGGGACCGGTGGGACCAGGCGGCCGATTACAAAAGGGCCTGGAGGGACGTCCTGCTGACCATGTCCCCGGTGCTGTTCGTGATAGTATCGGTGCTGGCCTTCAAGTTCGACCTGGCGCTGATGACCGCCCTGGCGGTGGCGGGCCTGGCCCTGGGGTTGAGATACCAGATGAGAAAGATCCCCGGCCTGCTGTGGGATTCCTTCAAACCGATGACCCTGCTGCTGATCGTCGGGGTGATGGTCTTCAAGGGGATGCTGGAGACCAGCGGGGCCATAGCGGCCCTGCCGGGGATCCTGTTGGGCGGCGGGGTGCCCACGGTGGTCATAATATCCCTCCTGCCGTTCCTGGTGGGCCTGCTGACCGGGATCAGCCAGGGCTATGTGGCGGTGGCCTTTCCCCTGCTGCTGGGAATATTCGGGTCTCCCACGGGGTCGCTCAACTGGTATGTCCTGGCCTTTGTGGCCGGGCTGGGCGGGGTGCTGGTCTCCCCCAGCCATCTGTGCCTGGCTTTGACCCGGGAGTATTTTAAGGCCAACTGGGGCCAGGTGTATCGCTATCTGATGCCGGCCTCGGCCGGGATCGTCCTGCTGGGGTTCCTGTTATATTATTTGTGGCGGTGA
- a CDS encoding cation:proton antiporter, whose product MDHPGLLSYSVIISLSLLVIMSYLFDILARRSRIPSVLLLLTVGIVLRFVGSHLNIAFLNSRMYLELFGIIGVILIVLEATLELSLTRAKLPVIKKSLASAVLVFLASSLLIALVIKLVLNAPFQSCFVNAVPLAVISSAIVIPSVCNLGPDKKEFMVYEATFSDIIGIMIFNFAIQKSLWSASSLFSFAGNLTVITLISAVCSLLLLLFIDKISGHNKFFLLLSILFLVYSLGELFRLSSLLLILVFGLTLSNVNLIVQGPIKRYLNPYKLNYELRQLKLITSESAFVIRTFFFVLFGYSIHLAYLLNREIILLGSLIMVMIFTVRYFHLKYIARVSLFPELFIAPRGLITIILYYSIPQQFVLKRFGEGVLFFVILVSSLIMMAGLMHSGSQGTEETEGLDTLSKNNPPLTQSEGN is encoded by the coding sequence ATGGATCATCCGGGATTGCTTTCATATTCGGTGATCATCTCCCTGAGCCTTCTGGTGATAATGTCCTACCTGTTCGACATCCTGGCCCGAAGATCGCGCATTCCCTCGGTGCTGCTGCTGCTGACGGTGGGGATAGTCCTGCGCTTTGTCGGCAGCCACCTGAACATAGCCTTTCTCAACTCCCGGATGTACCTGGAGCTGTTCGGCATCATCGGAGTGATACTGATCGTGCTGGAGGCCACCCTGGAGCTGAGCCTGACCCGGGCCAAGCTGCCGGTGATAAAAAAATCGCTGGCTTCGGCGGTGCTGGTTTTCCTGGCCTCCTCGCTGCTGATAGCCCTGGTGATCAAGCTGGTGCTGAACGCCCCCTTCCAGAGCTGCTTCGTCAACGCGGTCCCCCTGGCCGTCATCAGCAGCGCCATAGTGATCCCCTCGGTCTGCAACCTGGGCCCCGATAAAAAGGAGTTCATGGTTTACGAGGCCACCTTCTCGGATATCATCGGCATCATGATCTTCAATTTCGCCATCCAGAAAAGCCTGTGGTCGGCCTCCTCCCTGTTTTCCTTCGCCGGCAACCTGACGGTCATCACGCTGATATCGGCGGTCTGCTCGCTGCTGCTGCTGCTGTTCATAGACAAGATCTCCGGGCACAATAAGTTCTTCCTGCTGCTCTCCATCCTGTTCCTGGTGTATTCTCTGGGAGAGCTGTTCCGCCTTTCGTCCCTGCTGCTGATACTGGTCTTCGGCCTGACCCTCAGCAACGTCAATCTGATCGTCCAGGGCCCCATCAAGCGGTATCTCAACCCCTATAAGCTCAATTACGAACTCCGGCAGCTCAAGCTGATCACCTCGGAATCGGCCTTCGTCATCCGGACCTTCTTCTTCGTGCTTTTCGGCTACTCCATCCACCTGGCCTATCTGCTCAACCGGGAGATCATTCTGCTGGGCAGCCTGATCATGGTCATGATCTTCACCGTCCGTTATTTTCACCTCAAGTACATCGCCCGGGTCAGCCTGTTTCCCGAGCTGTTCATCGCCCCCCGCGGGCTGATCACCATCATTCTGTATTACAGCATCCCCCAGCAGTTCGTGCTGAAAAGGTTCGGGGAGGGGGTGCTGTTCTTCGTGATCCTGGTCTCCAGTTTGATAATGATGGCCGGCCTGATGCACAGCGGCAGCCAGGGGACCGAGGAAACTGAAGGCCTGGACACATTAAGCAAAAACAATCCGCCGCTCACCCAATCGGAAGGAAACTGA
- a CDS encoding DsrE family protein, producing MKLGIIIYSQDAETVWNAFRLGVYSLGQGDQASVFLLAKGVECQSLDNDKFKVTEQMQAFHDQGGKILACGTCLKMRHKEGTEMCPLSSMKDLYEMIKTSDKVVSF from the coding sequence ATGAAATTGGGCATCATCATCTATTCGCAGGACGCCGAAACGGTCTGGAACGCCTTCCGGCTGGGCGTCTACTCGCTGGGGCAGGGCGACCAGGCCAGCGTCTTTCTGCTGGCCAAGGGGGTGGAATGCCAGTCATTGGATAACGACAAGTTCAAGGTCACGGAGCAGATGCAGGCCTTCCACGATCAGGGCGGCAAGATCCTGGCCTGCGGCACCTGCCTGAAAATGCGCCACAAGGAAGGCACGGAGATGTGCCCGCTTTCATCCATGAAGGACCTGTATGAAATGATAAAGACCTCGGACAAGGTGGTAAGCTTTTAA
- a CDS encoding tRNA 2-thiocytidine biosynthesis TtcA family protein, with protein sequence MNHHKTRQTPPKPDNWGRIYPRAIRAEKDFCQIERGDRILIGLSGGSDSLVMLDILSQQHKKLGRSLGISIIAGHVPGEFQGKPIAPAKKLEKICSGLEVPFVASSSPLSDDIYNDCFKCSLARRRSLFDLAEEQGCNKIALGHNADDLVETALLNIMYSGKLAAILPRQPILKGKMHIIRPLAYVWKEEIVKYSFQRFGRIKTFSCPGTKGSRRLVIRRMLTRLQSGGSPVKENILKAISNPKLEYLPMIQNNRK encoded by the coding sequence ATGAACCATCATAAGACAAGACAGACCCCGCCCAAGCCTGACAACTGGGGGAGGATCTATCCCCGGGCCATCCGGGCCGAAAAGGATTTTTGCCAGATAGAGCGGGGCGACCGGATACTGATAGGCCTTTCCGGGGGCAGCGACAGCCTGGTGATGCTGGACATCCTGTCCCAGCAGCATAAAAAACTGGGCCGCAGCCTGGGAATATCCATCATCGCCGGGCACGTGCCGGGAGAGTTCCAGGGAAAGCCCATCGCCCCGGCAAAAAAACTGGAGAAGATCTGCTCCGGGCTGGAGGTCCCCTTTGTTGCCTCTTCCTCCCCGCTCAGCGATGATATTTATAACGACTGCTTCAAATGCTCCCTGGCCCGCCGGAGATCGCTGTTCGATCTGGCCGAGGAGCAGGGCTGCAACAAGATCGCTTTGGGACACAACGCCGACGACCTGGTGGAGACCGCTCTGCTGAATATCATGTACTCCGGAAAACTGGCCGCCATCCTGCCCAGACAGCCGATCTTAAAAGGCAAGATGCATATCATCCGGCCGCTGGCCTACGTTTGGAAGGAGGAGATCGTAAAATATTCCTTTCAAAGATTCGGCCGAATAAAGACCTTCTCCTGTCCCGGCACAAAGGGCTCCCGGCGGCTGGTGATCCGCCGAATGCTGACCCGCCTGCAGTCCGGCGGCTCTCCGGTAAAAGAGAACATATTGAAGGCCATCTCCAATCCCAAACTGGAATATCTGCCGATGATCCAAAACAATCGCAAATAG
- a CDS encoding DUF3667 domain-containing protein, producing the protein MSWIIVITMFLSAGLYLFFGYRSVAGSIRALAQESRTDLRSVIFRVLSVAALVLHFFSYLLYKAFPAFKFIPAEFLWDRWFSLAAAAIIGLPAAVIWIRGMIDAGPESIALKDRRAPARGIYQRIRHPQALGKMALPLVVALMLNSPFLALFSLLWIPAFCLLCRIEEKGLELQLGEEYLNYKGATGFFVPRRAAIRQALPENCLNCGALLHGKYCHDCGQKNTDINVPFRELLHEFLWDELRIDSRFVHTLVPLIIRPGFLTADYVAGKRMRYVPPLRTYVIISFVLFLLLAMTSKRSHLEELSGEPETKIEIKAGDEAPGPLAGQDPAAAPGDTLSFDHRFTRLVEEGYRRGTKDPELFVETLIERFAQGMFLLMPLFALLLKLLYIRSGRYYMQHLIFSIHFHAFVFLTILVVTATRFLHIPVLSQWLSLLIMTIPLYLYLSLKRFYRQGFWPTFIKLNLLSISYGAIFTVFIAMILLSWLVL; encoded by the coding sequence ATGTCGTGGATTATCGTCATAACAATGTTCCTGTCCGCCGGGCTGTATCTGTTCTTCGGATACCGCAGTGTCGCCGGGTCCATTCGGGCCCTGGCCCAGGAAAGCCGGACCGACCTGCGGTCCGTAATTTTCCGGGTCCTGTCGGTGGCGGCTTTGGTGCTGCATTTCTTCAGCTATCTGCTGTACAAGGCCTTCCCGGCCTTCAAATTCATCCCTGCCGAATTTTTATGGGACCGCTGGTTCTCCCTGGCCGCCGCCGCCATCATCGGCCTTCCCGCCGCCGTCATCTGGATCAGGGGGATGATCGACGCCGGGCCGGAGAGCATCGCCCTAAAGGACCGCCGGGCCCCGGCCCGGGGGATCTACCAAAGGATCCGCCATCCCCAGGCCCTGGGCAAGATGGCCCTCCCCCTGGTGGTTGCATTGATGCTCAATTCCCCTTTCCTGGCGCTGTTCTCCCTGCTGTGGATCCCCGCCTTCTGCCTGCTGTGCCGGATCGAGGAAAAGGGCCTGGAGCTGCAATTGGGCGAGGAATATCTGAACTACAAGGGGGCCACCGGGTTCTTCGTTCCCCGCCGGGCGGCCATCCGTCAGGCCCTGCCGGAGAACTGCCTCAACTGCGGGGCATTGTTGCACGGCAAATACTGCCATGACTGCGGACAGAAGAACACCGACATCAACGTCCCCTTCAGGGAGCTGCTGCACGAATTTTTATGGGACGAACTGCGGATCGACTCGCGCTTTGTCCACACCCTGGTGCCGCTGATCATCAGGCCCGGCTTCCTGACCGCCGACTACGTGGCCGGCAAAAGAATGCGCTATGTCCCCCCCTTGAGGACCTATGTGATCATCAGCTTCGTGCTGTTCCTGCTGCTGGCCATGACCAGCAAACGCTCCCACCTGGAAGAGCTGTCCGGGGAGCCCGAAACGAAGATCGAGATCAAAGCCGGGGATGAGGCCCCCGGGCCATTGGCCGGGCAGGACCCTGCCGCCGCCCCGGGGGATACCCTAAGCTTCGACCACCGCTTCACCAGATTGGTCGAGGAGGGCTACCGCCGCGGGACCAAGGATCCCGAACTGTTCGTGGAAACGTTGATCGAGCGGTTCGCCCAGGGCATGTTCCTGCTGATGCCGCTGTTTGCCCTGCTGCTGAAACTCCTCTACATCCGTTCCGGCCGCTATTACATGCAGCACCTGATATTCTCCATTCATTTCCACGCCTTCGTTTTTCTGACCATTCTGGTCGTCACCGCCACCCGTTTTCTCCACATCCCGGTGCTCAGCCAGTGGCTGAGCCTGCTGATCATGACCATTCCCCTATACCTGTACCTAAGCCTGAAAAGGTTCTACCGGCAGGGTTTCTGGCCCACCTTTATCAAGCTGAACCTCCTCTCCATCTCCTACGGGGCGATATTCACCGTATTCATCGCTATGATATTGCTGTCATGGCTGGTTCTGTAA
- a CDS encoding 4Fe-4S binding protein, producing MKRKIVQIDQDKCNGCGQCIPNCAEGALKIVDGKARLVSDKYCDGLGACLGHCPQEAIRIIEREATEYEEESVRAIHELPRHACPGSQVSHNKQTPATSNDTTVNSQLVHWPIQLHLVPVNAPFFQNADLLIASSCLPFSYGDFHRVMLAGKSLIIACPKLDRTEPYLEKLTGIFRQNDIRSITVAIMEVPCCQGLLRLVRQALKDSGKRMSITVETITVKGERL from the coding sequence ATGAAACGCAAGATCGTCCAAATAGACCAGGATAAATGCAACGGCTGCGGCCAGTGCATTCCCAACTGCGCGGAGGGCGCGCTGAAGATAGTTGACGGCAAGGCCCGGCTGGTCAGCGACAAATACTGCGACGGGCTGGGGGCCTGTCTGGGGCATTGCCCCCAGGAGGCCATCAGGATAATCGAGAGGGAAGCAACAGAGTATGAAGAAGAATCAGTAAGGGCAATTCATGAATTGCCCCGACATGCCTGCCCCGGCTCGCAGGTCAGTCATAACAAGCAAACCCCGGCAACTTCAAACGACACAACCGTAAACTCTCAGCTGGTCCACTGGCCCATCCAACTGCACCTGGTGCCGGTCAACGCCCCATTCTTTCAAAATGCCGACCTGCTGATCGCCTCCTCCTGCCTGCCTTTCTCCTACGGGGATTTTCACCGGGTGATGCTGGCCGGCAAGTCTCTGATCATAGCCTGTCCCAAGCTGGACCGTACCGAGCCCTATCTGGAAAAGCTGACCGGGATCTTCCGGCAGAACGATATCCGGTCGATCACCGTGGCCATCATGGAGGTGCCCTGCTGCCAGGGCCTGCTGCGGCTGGTGCGTCAGGCTTTGAAGGATTCCGGCAAACGGATGTCCATCACGGTGGAGACCATCACGGTGAAAGGGGAGAGGCTGTGA